In the Candidatus Zymogenaceae bacterium genome, TCCTCCTTCTCATCTACCTGGGGCTGGCCCGCTTCATGGAAATCCCCGCTGTGCAGCTCGCAATCTATATCGCAGGCTCCGCCGTTCTCATCTATCTGGGCGTGACGACGATGCTGGAAAAACCGATCGAACTGAATCCAGAAACGGGCACACGCACGGCCCTGACCGGCGCCTTCGCCTCGGGGTACGTCATCGCCATTTCAAGCCCCATCACCATCGTCTGGTGGCTGGGGGTGTTCGGCGCCATCCTGGCCGACACGGTGCGTAACGCCACAAAACTCGAGGCGCTCCTTTCCAGCCTGACCATCGTTATCGGGGTTGTCCTTTGGTTCGTATTTCTTGCGGTGGTACTCCATGCCGGAAAGCGCTTCGTGAATGAAAAGACCTTTCGGGCCGTCTCCGCCACCGCCGGAATCGTGATCATCGGCTTCGGTGTCTACTTCGCCTGGCGGGCGGTAACGGAGCTGATGGGATAGGATTCTTCCCGGCCGTGGACCGCTCCTCCCGCCGTCCCCTCCACGCACATTCAACAAACACACCGCATGTGCATGAGGCTGTCCATCATTCACCCTGTACCGCCCCTTCGTCACCATCGAAACATCGACGATCTCGGCCGTTTTGTACATGCCCACCATGCGACGTCCACACAGCAGAAGGGCCGATGTGAAACGGCGGCGGGGGCGTTCCGGGCCGGGGGGTGAGCCCATGTATGTTCCGGCGGAAAGACAAAATGGGGTGACGGACTGAATGAGGCGGGTCGACCAAAAGCCGATATTGGAATGCTTTACACAATAGAACGACACACACGAAATTCCCGGAGTCCATCCGGTCGTTTCCTTCCGTGACGGACGTTTTGATGCGGCCAACCTAAAAAGGAGCGTGTGCATCCCGCCCCTGGACCGCTATTCCTTGAACGCCTCCGGGTCGATGTCGTACTTTCCGATCTTGTAGTTGATCATCCGGGGGGTGATGCCCAAAAGCATTGCCGCCCTGGTACGGTTGCCCCTCGTCTCCTTGAGGGCGTCGGTTATCATGCCCCGCTCGAGGCTTTCCACCGAATCCTCCAGATTTCCTGTACCGGCGATGCGCGGCGTGGAAATCCTGCCCGATGGACCGTTTTTCTCCCCGCCGATACTGGGGGGAAGATGTTCCTCGGTGATAACATCGCCCGTGACGAGAATCATGGCCCGCTCGACGGCGTTTTCCAACTCACGGACGTTTCCGGGCCAGGTGTGGCCCATCAGGAGGTCCGCGGCCCGGGCCGAGAGCCGGGCCGTGGGCTTATCGATGGCGGCGGCGTACTTTTCGATGAAATGGTTGGCGAGAAGGATGATGTCGGTCTGTCGCTCCCTGAGGGGAGGCATGTAGATGGGGAACACGTTGAGACGGAAATAGAGGTCTTCCCGAAACTTGTTTTCGGCCATCAGCGCCTCCAGGTTTCGATTCGTGGCGGCGATGATGCGCACATCCACCTTGACGGTCTCGGTGCCGCCCACAAGCTCGAACTCCCGTTCCTGGATGACCCTCAGGATTTTTACCTGCAGCGACAGGGGGAGATCGCCGATCTCGTCGAGAAAGATCGTCCCACCGTTTGCCGCCTGAAACCTTCCCGCCTTCCTCCCCAGGGCGCCGGTGAACGCACCCCGCTCATGTCCAAACAATTCGCTTTCCAGAAGCGCCTCCGGCAGCGCGGCCAGGCTCACCTTGATGAGCGGCTTTGCCGACCGGGTGCTGTTGTAGTGAATGGCATGGGCCACCAGCTCCTTCCCTGTGCCGGACTCCCCTCGGATGAGTACGGTGGTGGGGGTCTTCGCCACCTGGTCGATCATGGTGTAGACCTGGTGCATCTTGTTGCAGCTGCCGATGATATTCTCGAAGCTGTATTTTTTCTTCAGCTCCCCCTTGAGCCGTACATTTTCCGAGATCAGCCGCGCCCGCTCCTCCTCCTGAATCTGCATATGACGCACCGCCTGGGCGATGATGGAGGAGATGATGGTTAATAGTCTGACGTCCTCCTCCAGGGACACCGCCTGGTCGAACAGGCAGTCCACACTCAGGGCGCCGATGGCCCGGGGACCCACCTTGATGGGGACGCAAATGAAGCTGATGTCGTCCTTGTTGATGTCCTTCCTGGAGCCGGTGCGGTCCAGGAACATCGGCTCCTTCCCCACCTGGGGGATGACCATCGGCTCGCCGGACTCCACGACCCGTCCGGTGATCCCCTCGCCCACCCGGTAGACGCCCCGGCGCATCTCGCTTGTCGAAAGCCCCGAGGCGACCTCGATCTGAAGCTCGGTGGTGGTCGGATTCAGCACGGTGATGGTGCCCCGGTTCATCCCCAGGTCCCGCTGGAGAATGTCCAGGACGTCGGTGAGGGATGTTTCCAGGTCGCTGGAAAAAGAGACCGCCCGGGCGATCTCGTAGAGGACCGAGAACTCCCTGTATCGCCTGTCATTCTCTGTTGATCTGTGTAATTGGTGCATCATGAAATCAATAGTACCTGAGGACCGCCGCACGGAAGAGACAAAAACGATGTGCGGCGGAACCGATACCCCAGAGATATCGTCTACTTTACCCTGACCTTGACCAGCGCCCGGGAGAGGTCCGTGATCAGGTCGTCCGCATCCTCGATCCCCATGCTCAGCCGAAACAGCCCGTCTCCCATGAGGTTGGTATATTTTTCCTGCTGGGCTTCGGAAAAGACCACCATGTCCTGGAAGAAAAACGCCGTGGGGAGATAAAATATCAGGCTCTGGTCGTGCCCCAGCGAGACGGCGTGTGTGATGATATCAAGGTGTTCCAGAAACTCAAAGTGATCCATCAGGTCCGCCTTCAGATTGAAGTTGATCATTGCCGGCGGCGCCGTCATCTGCTTTTTCGCGACCTCATGATGGGAGTGACTGGGAAGCCAGGGGAAGCGCACCATGTTCACCTTGTCGTGGGATTCCAGGAACCGGGCCACCTTCAGGGCGTTCTCGGAATGTTTCTGCATCCTCATCGGGAGCGTCACCGATCCCCTCATGATCAGCCAGGCGTTGAACGGGCTGATGCAGGCCCCCAGGTGGACGATGCCCGCCTCCCTGACCTCCTTGAGGAACTCCTTACTGCCCAGGGCGGCGCCGCCCAGGCTGTCGCCGTGACCGTTGATGTATTTCGTGGCACTGTGGATGACCACATCGGCCCCCAGCTCCAGGGGCTTCTGGGTGACCATGCCGGACCAGGTGCTGTCCACCACCATCGTCGCCCCCACCCCGTGGGCCATCTTCGCGATTTCCTCTATGTCGGAGATCAACACAATGGGATTTCCCGGCGTTTCCACGTACACCACCTTCGTGTCCGGCCGGATGGCGGCCTTCACCTCGTCGAGATCCGTGGTGTCCACCAGGGATACGTCCACGCCGAACTTCGGGAAGTAGACCCCCAAGAGCTTCTGGGTGCCGGTGTAGCAGACCTCAGAGGCCACGATATGGGAGCCCTTTTCCAATAGTGTCCACAACACAGCGGAGATGATACCCATGCCGCTGGCGGCCACCACGCAGTCCTCCGCCCCCTCCATCGCCATCAGGCGCTCCTCCAGGTGTCGGGGTGTGGCGCTGTGCTCCCGGGTGTAGTTGTATTTATCCAGGTTATCCCAGTCGAGGACCTGGAGTAACTCCTCGACGTCCGTGGGGAGCTCGTAGGAATTCGCCATGTGTATGGGCCGTCGTATGGCCCGGGTGTCCGTATCCACCCCCTCTCCCGCGTGCACGCAGATGGTATCGAGCTTCCATTGGGACATGTCTCTCTCCTTCACGATCGCCTCCTGTCTATCGATTGGATGTTCGTATCGTTTGTATCCGCCGGGATTTCCATCTCACATCGGTCGTACACCCACCGTCATTAGGATGAAATCATCCATCCCAAAAGGATACATGACAACGGATACATACTCAAGACATTTTTGTAACTTTTATCGCATCCGACTCACCTTTTTCCGTTCCCACCCCGCCTGGTGGGGGGCGCTCACCCGAAATAACAACAAGGAGCGTGGAAAGCCGACTCCGGATCGTTCTTCGTGCGCCGAAATCCATATGGCATCCCGCATGTCCGAAAGCCCGTGTCTTTCGGCGCCCCCCATGATATAATATAAAATTGATATTTAAAAAAACACCGAATTTCTAAAAACACAGAGGAGCGTGCATGAACCTGCTTCAGATATTATTGCTGATTCTCATCGCCGCCGTCTGCGGCTCCCTGGGCATGGCCATCTCTGGATTCCGCCGGGGGGGATGCCTGA is a window encoding:
- a CDS encoding LysE family transporter, translated to MEKLILTLLKNIVLGISLAAPIGPVSAAAIKNGMKGGFSPAFSTGLGAASADTTILLLIYLGLARFMEIPAVQLAIYIAGSAVLIYLGVTTMLEKPIELNPETGTRTALTGAFASGYVIAISSPITIVWWLGVFGAILADTVRNATKLEALLSSLTIVIGVVLWFVFLAVVLHAGKRFVNEKTFRAVSATAGIVIIGFGVYFAWRAVTELMG
- a CDS encoding sigma 54-interacting transcriptional regulator, producing the protein MHQLHRSTENDRRYREFSVLYEIARAVSFSSDLETSLTDVLDILQRDLGMNRGTITVLNPTTTELQIEVASGLSTSEMRRGVYRVGEGITGRVVESGEPMVIPQVGKEPMFLDRTGSRKDINKDDISFICVPIKVGPRAIGALSVDCLFDQAVSLEEDVRLLTIISSIIAQAVRHMQIQEEERARLISENVRLKGELKKKYSFENIIGSCNKMHQVYTMIDQVAKTPTTVLIRGESGTGKELVAHAIHYNSTRSAKPLIKVSLAALPEALLESELFGHERGAFTGALGRKAGRFQAANGGTIFLDEIGDLPLSLQVKILRVIQEREFELVGGTETVKVDVRIIAATNRNLEALMAENKFREDLYFRLNVFPIYMPPLRERQTDIILLANHFIEKYAAAIDKPTARLSARAADLLMGHTWPGNVRELENAVERAMILVTGDVITEEHLPPSIGGEKNGPSGRISTPRIAGTGNLEDSVESLERGMITDALKETRGNRTRAAMLLGITPRMINYKIGKYDIDPEAFKE
- a CDS encoding aminotransferase class V-fold PLP-dependent enzyme — protein: MSQWKLDTICVHAGEGVDTDTRAIRRPIHMANSYELPTDVEELLQVLDWDNLDKYNYTREHSATPRHLEERLMAMEGAEDCVVAASGMGIISAVLWTLLEKGSHIVASEVCYTGTQKLLGVYFPKFGVDVSLVDTTDLDEVKAAIRPDTKVVYVETPGNPIVLISDIEEIAKMAHGVGATMVVDSTWSGMVTQKPLELGADVVIHSATKYINGHGDSLGGAALGSKEFLKEVREAGIVHLGACISPFNAWLIMRGSVTLPMRMQKHSENALKVARFLESHDKVNMVRFPWLPSHSHHEVAKKQMTAPPAMINFNLKADLMDHFEFLEHLDIITHAVSLGHDQSLIFYLPTAFFFQDMVVFSEAQQEKYTNLMGDGLFRLSMGIEDADDLITDLSRALVKVRVK